A region from the Vicia villosa cultivar HV-30 ecotype Madison, WI linkage group LG3, Vvil1.0, whole genome shotgun sequence genome encodes:
- the LOC131662059 gene encoding uncharacterized protein LOC131662059, translating to MAMCRCVSVLIGRKNKIKGIEGSSKSRDLKPDATQMNSRCNVKVMSLESPMKTEVQEAYDGEDEHEDSPSIKRELSDFDLQVHEAVASKGGYDRIGKEMNTHSLYKKQVNIQLEDRDDKYNKKSVDLILSGHVSDPGIGKCDFWDSPKLKRSCSNLERRDILRKTAHHFPSSKLRSFEDLQELSANLESPRSVMTQRSADKVMLKRRSSSQVLPSGSKKLWWKLFLWSHRNIHLPLVSKSTQLHPANAVLNNQCGYSSDILEPKQGKTLRHVRSPSPASSSGEYFRNRGKDKIIENPRRSRFHKEKNLDFWTQNQWVAFSAEPSSFNRVDEWVKDLENQQPPPEDDFTVDNIGSIDLPSSPDADRSIARSTTQLTRHQDADFSKDILYANSVVQSLNSTSTAAHICGIGIKAIPTIAHFSSLRSVNLSNNFIVHITPGFLPKSLHTLNLSRNKISTIEGLRELTRLRVLDLSYNRISRIGQGLSNCTPIKELYLAGNKISDVEGLHRLLKLTVLDLSFNRITTTKALGQLVANYNSLQALNLLGNPIQSNIGDEQLRKAVCGLLPKLVYLNKDAIKPQRAREMLTDSVAKAALGNSSRSSNRRALKKGVQGGSSSSSVHRSSTGLAQKSRHRSKSRSKHQ from the exons ATGGCCATGTGTAGGTGTGTTTCTGTTTTGATTGGAAGGAAGAATAAAATCAAG GGCATTGAAGGATCATCAAAGAGTCGTGATTTAAAGCCTGATGCCACCCAGATGAATTCGAGGTGTAATGTGAAAGTTATGAGTCTCGAGAGTCCTATGAAGACTGAAGTACAAGAAGCGTATGACGGGGAAGATGAGCATGAAGATTCACCATCCATCAAGAGAGAGCTATCTGATTTTGATCTCCAAGTTCATGAAGCTGTTGCAAGTAAAGGAGGATATGATCGAATAGGTAAGGAGATGAACACCCACAGTTTATATAAAAAACAAGTCAACATTCAATTGGAAGACAGAGATGATAAATACAACAAAAAGAGCGTTGATTTAATCCTAAGTGGGCATGTCAGTGATCCTGGGATTGGCAAGTGTGACTTCTGGGATTCTCCAAAGCTGAAGCGATCTTGTTCTAACCTGGAAAGAAGGGATATACTTAGGAAGACTGCTCATCACTTTCCATCTTCAAAGTTAAGATCTTTTGAGGATTTACAAGAATTATCCGCAAATTTAGAAAGTCCCAGGTCTGTGATGACTCAGCGCAGTGCTGATAAAGTGATGTTGAAAAGGCGTTCGTCTAGTCAAGTTCTCCCTTCTGGAAGTAAGAAATTATGGTGGAAGTTGTTCCTCTGGAGCCACAGGAACATTCATTTACCTTTGGTCAGCAAATCAACACAATTACATCCTGCAAATGCAGTTTTGAATAATCAATGCGGGTACTCTTCAGATATCCTGGAGCCAAAACAAGGTAAGACATTGAGACACGTGAGATCGCCCTCTCCTGCATCATCGTCTGGGGAGTACTTTAGGAATAGGGGAAAGGATAAAATTATTGAAAATCCAAGGCGGAGCAGATTTCACAAGGAAAAAAACTTGGATTTTTGGACACAAAATCAATGGGTTGCCTTCTCAGCAGAACCCTCCTCCTTTAACAGAGTGGATGAGTGGGTGAAAGATCTTGAAAATCAGCAGCCACCTCCTGAGGATGATTTTACTGTTGACAATATTGGAAGCATTGACCTGCCATCTTCTCCAGATGCTGATAGATCAATTGCAAGAAGCACGACCCAGTTGACTCGACATCAAGATGCCGATTTTTCAAAGGATATTTTGTACGCTAATAGCGTGGTCCAGTCTCTGAATTCAACCTCAACTGCAGCTCATATATGTGGTATTGGTATTAAAGCCATCCCCACAATAGCACACTTCTCCAGTCTTCGCTCAGTGAATTTGTCTAACAATTTCATAG TTCATATCACACCTGGATTTCTCCCAAAGAGTCTTCACACACTAAATTTGTCAAGAAACAAGATCAGCACCATTGAGGGCCTCCGAGAATTAACTCGATTGCGTGTACTTGACCTAAGTTATAATCGCATCTCAAGAATTGGACAAG GGTTATCAAATTGTACACCGATTAAAGAGCTATATCTTGCGGGAAACAAGATAAGTGATGTTGAGGGGCTTCACCGGTTATTGAAGCTAACAGTTCTGGACTTGAGCTTTAACAGGATAACAACAACAAAAGCATTAGGCCAGCTTGTAGCAAACTACAACTCACTTCAGGCCCTGAATCTGCTTGGAAATCCAATTCAAAGCAACATCGGTGATGAGCAACTGCGCAAAGCAGTCTGTGGTCTTCTTCCAAAGCTAGTATACCTGAACAAGGATGCCATCAAGCCTCAAAGGGCTAGAGAGATGCTCACTGATAGTGTTGCCAAAGCTGCACTTGGAAACAGCAGCCGGTCCTCCAACAGAAGAGCACTAAAGAAAGGAGTCCAAGGAGGATCAAGTTCCTCCAGTGTGCATAGAAGCAGCACTGGTTTAGCCCAGAAAAGCAGGCACAGGTCCAAGAGCCGATCTAAACATCAGTAG
- the LOC131662060 gene encoding protein WHAT'S THIS FACTOR 1 homolog, chloroplastic — MAFRSFFLSFPSKITNSKTLINPNHTFTLQFSTSFLVTKTPKKLKKKHKPKSSPRTNPIQTQPNRITQFERIVQRDALTKFVTKSKQYLSNQPEHVLQLDDAGKLHRELGFPRGRKVSRSIQQHPQLFQTYRHTNGKMWLGFTDLMEELLAEEQSVMESMELDRVDKVGKLLMMSANHRIPLSKLHHCRILFGLPDDFRDRVVKYPNYFRVVVDDNNDGKHVLELVNWDPLLAVSALEREFVVNEEGAKRKFHFPVKHGKDLDLELDDKRKLNLLNALPLVSPYSDGSKLDVWTLEAEKYRVGLIHEFLNLTLEKRASIHHLVEFKEEFSLTKHTYHMLLKQPRAFYLAGTEMNWVVFLKDGYDRNGVLIHKDPQVVFNEKLYKYAQIQDEEMEPGSDVGLENQPIT; from the coding sequence ATGGCTTTTCGCTCCTTCTTCCTCTCATTTCCTTCCAAAATCACAAACTCCAAAACCCTCATAAACCCTAACCACACCTTCACCCTCCAATTCTCAACCTCTTTTCTCGTCACCAAAACCCCAAAAAAGCTCaagaaaaaacacaaacccaaatcAAGCCCCCGAACCAACCCAATCCAAACCCAGCCAAATCGCATAACCCAATTCGAACGAATCGTACAACGCGACGCCCTAACAAAATTCGTAACAAAATCAAAACAGTATCTCTCCAATCAACCCGAACATGTTCTCCAGCTCGACGACGCCGGTAAACTCCACCGCGAACTCGGCTTCCCCCGCGGCCGGAAGGTTTCCCGATCCATTCAACAGCATCCTCAACTCTTCCAAACCTACCGCCACACAAACGGCAAAATGTGGCTCGGATTCACCGATCTCATGGAAGAACTCCTCGCCGAAGAACAATCCGTTATGGAATCAATGGAACTCGATCGTGTCGATAAGGTTGGTAAGCTTCTCATGATGTCCGCGAATCACCGTATTCCGCTTAGTAAATTGCATCACTGTAGAATCTTATTTGGTTTACCTGATGATTTTCGTGACCGTGTTGTGAAGTACCCTAACTATTTCCGTGTTGTTGTAGATGACAACAATGACGGAAAGCATGTTCTTGAGTTGGTTAATTGGGATCCGCTTTTGGCGGTGAGTGCGCTCGAAAGAGAGTTTGTTGTTAATGAGGAAGGTGCTAAGAGGAAGTTTCATTTTCCTGTGAAGCATGGGAAGGATTTGGATTTGGAATTGGATGATAAGAGGAAGTTGAATTTGTTAAACGCGCTTCCGTTGGTTTCTCCGTATTCGGATGGTTCGAAATTAGATGTGTGGACTTTGGAAGCTGAGAAGTATAGGGTTGGATTGATTCATGAGTTTTTGAATTTGACGTTGGAGAAGAGAGCTTCGATTCATCACCTTGTTGAGTTTAAGGAGGAGTTTAGTTTGACTAAGCATACTTATCATATGCTGCTTAAGCAGCCGAGGGCGTTTTATTTGGCGGGAACTGAGATGAATTGGGTTGTGTTTTTGAAAGATGGTTATGATAGAAACGGTGTTTTGATTCATAAGGATCCTCAAGTGGTGTTCAATGAGAAGCTTTATAAGTATGCTCAGATACAGGATGAGGAAATGGAACCCGGTTCTGATGTTGGATTGGAAAATCAACCTATCACTTGA
- the LOC131658414 gene encoding uncharacterized protein LOC131658414: MPIGKQPSTNFAKGKYFSKFPAFFHPYIDDIVDVEPDGNCGFRCISSIFGWEEDACYDVRRQLHTQIQQHEDLFSKLLYDTVCDVSNSLLVKHLGVQSKEKWMSIPDMGYPVTSRYNVVFVSLSMLMNITFFPLLIALLPYTSRRAIIVVGFVNRNHWIHVKLRLDLPLPPFTDCWRKNCSNNAKV; the protein is encoded by the coding sequence ATGCCGATTGGTAAGCAACCTTCTACCAATTTTGCAAAAGGCAAGTACTTCTCAAAGTTTCCTGCTTTCTTTCATCCATACATCGATGACATTGTTGATGTTGAACCGGATGGAAATTGTGGTTTCCGTTGTATTTCATCTATATTTGGATGGGAGGAAGATGCATGTTATGATGTTCGGAGACAGTTGCATACTCAAATCCAGCAACACGAAGATTTATTTTCCAAGTTGTTATATGACACTGTCTGTGATGTTAGTAATTCATTACTCGTAAAACACTTGGGTGTTCAGAGTAAGGAGAAATGGATGTCGATTCCAGATATGGGTTACCCTGTTACTTCTAGATACAATGttgtatttgtttctctttccatgtTGATGAACATAACATTTTTCCCACTTCTCATAGCTCTACTACCATACACGAGTCGACGTGCAATCATTGTTGTTGGTTTTGTCAACCGTAATCATTGGATTCATGTAAAGTTGAGACTTGATCTTCCACTGCCTCCCTTCACTGATTGTTGGAGGAAGAATTGTTCTAATAATGCAAAAGTGTGA
- the LOC131662058 gene encoding probable pectin methyltransferase QUA2, translating into MSRPLYRGVTGIRIPDGSIDPWDSQSKDKTEKDGLDKRGSFDQSPLQLRSPFRVLFSDNSSSKYGGASENGFSPDPFVLGTPRSRHKLILLFMKFSIVFIVIFALAGSFWWTVSISTTSRDHIYHGYRRLQEKLVSDLLDIGEISYAPSKTKELEFCSQDFENYVPCFNASENLAQGHSDGSEFDRQCGHELKQNCLLLSPMNYKIPLRWPTGRDVIWVSNVKITAQEVLSSGSFTKRMMMLDEEQISFRSASLMFDGVEDYSHQIAEMIGLRNESNFIQTGVRTILDIGCGYGSFGAHLFHSQLLTMCIANYEPSGSQVQLTLERGLPAMVASFTTKQLPYPSLSFDMLHCARCGIHWDQKDGILLIEADRLLKPGGYFVWTSPLTNARNKDSQQRWKFIHDFAENLCWDMLSQQDETVVWKKTSKIKCYSSRKNGSPPPPLCSRGYDVESPYYRDLQNCIGGTHSSRWISIEKRANWPSRDHPNKNELAIHGLQPDEFVEDAESWRTAVNNYWSLLSPLIFSDHPKRPGDEDPPPPYNMLRNVLDMNAHFGGFNSALLHSGKSVWVMNVVPANGVNYLPLIQDRGYVGVLHDWCEAFPTYPRTYDLVHAAGFLSLETAQQHRCTMLDIFVEIDRLLRPEGWIIIRDTVPLIESARALTTRLKWDARVIEIESDSDQRLLICQKPFFKRQAN; encoded by the exons ATGTCCAGGCCTTTGTACAGAGGTGTGACTGGGATTCGGATCCCTGATGGCAGTATAGATCCGTGGGATTCGCAATCGAAAGATAAAACAGAAAAAGATGGTTTGGATAAAAGAGGTTCTTTTGATCAGAGTCCGTTACAATTGAGGTCTCCCTTTAGGGTTCTTTTTTCAGATAATTCTAGTTCTAAATATGGCGGTGCTAGTGAGAATGGTTTCTCGCCTGATCCGTTCGTTCTTGGCACTCCTAGAAGTCGGCATAAGTTGATTCTTCTTTTCATGAAGTTTAGTATAGTATTTATAGTTATTTTTGCTCTTGCTGGTTCTTTTTGGTGGACAGTATCGATTTCAACGACTTCAAGAGATCATATTTACCATGGTTATAGAAGACTTCAAGAGAAACTTGTATCGGACCTTTTGGATATCGGAGAGATTTCTTATGCTCCCTCGAAAACGAAAGAATTGGAATTCTGTTCTCAGGATTTTGAAAATTATGTTCCTTGCTTTAACGCATCAGAAAATCTAGCTCAGGGTCACTCTGATGGCAGTGAGTTTGACCGTCAATGTGGCCATGAGCTTAAGCAAAATTGTTTACTTCTCTCGCCAATGAATTACAAAATTCCTCTTCGGTGGCCTACTGGAAGGGATGTTATCTGGGTTTCTAATGTTAAAATTACTGCACAGGAAGTTCTTTCTTCTGGAAGCTTTACCAAGAG GATGATGATGCTCGATGAAGAGCAAATTTCCTTTCGTTCTGCCTCCCTTATGTTTGATGGGGTTGAAGACTACTCACACCAAATCGCAGAAATGATTGGACTTAGAAACGAATCCAACTTTATACAAACTGGG GTCAGAACCATACTGGACATTGGTTGTGGTTATGGTAGCTTTGGAGCACACCTCTTTCACAGTCAACTTTTAACTATGTGCATTGCAAACTATGAGCCTTCAGGGAGTCAAGTTCAACTTACACTTGAGAGGGGTCTTCCTGCTATGGTTGCTTCTTTCACTACAAAACAGTTGCCATATCCATCTCTCTCCTTTGATATGCTGCATTGTGCTAGATGTGGCATACATTGGGACCAGAAAG ATGGGATTCTCTTGATTGAAGCAGATAGACTTTTAAAACCCGGGGGCTATTTTGTCTGGACTTCACCGCTTACAAATGCCCGTAACAAAGACAGTCAGCAAAGGTGGAAGTTCATACATGATTTTGCAGAAAACCTTTGCTGGGACATGCTATCACAACAAGACGAAACTGTTGTATGGAAGAAAACTAGTAAAATAAAATGCTATAGTTCAAG AAAAAACGgttctcctcctcctcctctatGTAGTAGAGGCTATGATGTGGAGTCTCCATACTATCGAGATCTGCAAAATTGTATTGGAGGAACACATAGCAGTCGTTGGATTTCAATTGAAAAGAGGGCGAACTGGCCTTCCAGGGATCATCCGAACAAGAATGAGCTTGCAATACATG GATTGCAACCTGATGAATTTGTGGAGGATGCTGAAAGCTGGAGGACAGCAGTAAACAACTATTGGTCTCTTCTGTCACCTTTGATATTTTCTGATCATCCAAAGAGACCTGGTGATGAGGACCCTCCACCACCTTACAACATGCTACGAAACGTGCTAGACATGAATGCTCATTTTGGTGGTTTTAATTCTGCATTGTTGCATTCTGGAAAATCTGTTTGGGTGATGAATGTGGTGCCGGCAAATGGAGTCAACTATCTTCCCTTGATCCAGGACCGCGGTTACGTTGGTGTTTTGCATGATTG GTGTGAGGCCTTTCCAACATACCCTAGAACCTATGACTTGGTACATGCAGCAGGGTTTTTATCCCTTGAAACTGCTCAGCAACACAGATGTACCATGCTTGATATATTCGTTGAAATTGACAGGTTACTTCGCCCAGAG GGTTGGATTATAATTCGCGACACAGTTCCTTTAATAGAGTCAGCTAGAGCTTTAACAACTCGGCTGAAGTGGGATGCAAGAGTCATAGAAATTGAAAGCGATAGTGATCAGAGACTCCTGATCTGCCAGAAGCCTTTCTTTAAAAGACAAGCAAATTAA